The genomic stretch CACCAATCCGGCGGCGGTCGAACTGCCGCGCTTGCCGCCAAAGTCCAGCGCCAAAACGCCAGTGAGAAAGGTATACGGTCCCAATAACAGAAACGCCGTGGCGCTGAAGCAAGTCAGCGGCATCCATGGTGTGCTTTGCTGCGGCACATAGGCCAACAGCGCCAGCGGCACGACCAACAGCGCCAACGCCGGAAACATCACCCGCCCTCGGCTCCCCACCCACCGATCGGTCAAGTGTCCGGCCACCAGCGCGCTGACTCCGCCAAACAGCGGAAAGATCGCGCTCCAAGATCCCGCATCGCCGGGTCGCATGCCGGTCACCTCTTCCAGGTAGGTTGGCAGCCAGAACAGCATCGACTCGCGAATCAACGTCAGCCCGATCGACATCGCGCAGATCATCCAGAACGCGGGGCTCGTGAAGAACGGCAATAGCAGCGCGACCACGCCCCCCGGATGATCCTCGGCTTGGCTGGCGGCAAACAGGTTCTCAGGACTCTCGGCCGGCTCTTCGGCCCCGATCGATCGTGGACTGGCGCGCAGCAGCACAAAACTCGCCGCGCTAATCATTGCCAACGTGCCAGCGGCGACGTAGAACATGCCGCGCCAGCCAAAACCAGCCTGCAGCAAGCCTCCCAAGAAGGCGCGCGCCACCACGTCGCCAAACAAATAGCTCAGGCACAAAATGCCCATCACCTTGCCGTGGCTCTGCAGCGGAAACCAACGTGCCGAGACCTTGACCAAGGCGCCCCAGCCGGGGGACTGCACCAGCCGGTTCAATGACCAAAGCAGCACGAACAAGGTCGCCACTGGCACGGCCGGCAGCAAGCTCGGCCCCAGCGCGAACAGCACCGTGCATGCCGTCGATGCCGCCATGCCGAACAGAAACACGCGCCGGCCTCCGACAAAGTCGCACGCCATGCCCGCGAAGATCTTGCCGAACGAGTAAAAGACCAATCCCCAGGCGCTGATGTTGCCCAGGGCGGCCTTGTCGAGCCCGAACTCGGCCCCGATCGAACTGCCGCCGACCGACAGATTCGAGCGGCAAACGTAATACCCCGTGTAGCCAATTAGCAGCGTGGCAAGGGTAATGCGTTGCCATGCGGCGAGGCGGCGCGCCTCGGCGTCGACTCTCGCGGCGCCAGAACTCATGCAGCCGATCCCATCGTGGGAGCTTGTGAAGAAAAGGACGCAATCAGCGCCCCGCCATTGTCAACCGGCGGGCTGTTAGGTTACCCGATTTATCGCCGCCCGCCAGGGTCGATCGCGCCGCTGGCGCCGGCGGCGCGGCGTTTCAATTGACCAGCGGCATTGAGCTTGCGCGCCGGCACGCCGTTCGCATCTTGGCCTGCCGCTCGCCGTGGGCACGTTGGGTGTATAATTGTCGAGCGGCGCCCGCGGAGCGGCGCACGCGCTTACGAGAGGAACCGCCGGCGATGGCGCGACAGCCAAAGCGACAAGACATCGACCACGTGCTGCGGAAGTGGGACTATGACCCCTCCGAGATCAGCGTGCGCCTCGTCGAAAC from Pirellulales bacterium encodes the following:
- a CDS encoding MFS transporter yields the protein MSSGAARVDAEARRLAAWQRITLATLLIGYTGYYVCRSNLSVGGSSIGAEFGLDKAALGNISAWGLVFYSFGKIFAGMACDFVGGRRVFLFGMAASTACTVLFALGPSLLPAVPVATLFVLLWSLNRLVQSPGWGALVKVSARWFPLQSHGKVMGILCLSYLFGDVVARAFLGGLLQAGFGWRGMFYVAAGTLAMISAASFVLLRASPRSIGAEEPAESPENLFAASQAEDHPGGVVALLLPFFTSPAFWMICAMSIGLTLIRESMLFWLPTYLEEVTGMRPGDAGSWSAIFPLFGGVSALVAGHLTDRWVGSRGRVMFPALALLVVPLALLAYVPQQSTPWMPLTCFSATAFLLLGPYTFLTGVLALDFGGKRGSSTAAGLVDGAGYFGAVVSTRYAGSVAESYGWDAVFQGAAIIAALTSLAALAYWMLDAAQRRRRARRPPVATTPAMAETAAPVG